One Microbacterium marinum genomic window carries:
- a CDS encoding DUF7059 domain-containing protein, with protein MSDTDLPDAALVAALRDDLTAAGYTADAVRAAWGPLADAATGRGLLGPALRALDARDDALATLSRLLFLGSAASVTAVDRALPTLGVAGAEALGLVRVDGDAVSPLVLLRPQDVEDAAGAEHWWIVSDLDEAALGGALPTGHVLGVGGASLTLAGLQLTTPAERVLDVGTGCGIQALRARRAAPHVVATDVSERALRFTALNAALNGLDGIETRHGSLFAPVAGETFDRVVSNPPFVITPRVAGVPEYEYRDAGFAGDELVAAFVSGVGDVLRPAGTAQLLGNWEYRDGEDGLDRVRGWVAASGVPLDAWIVEREQLDPLAYAELWVRDGGTTPGSPEYAGLIDAWLQDFAQRRVTAIGFGYLLLRRTPIGMPPLARYERVGQPVAGALGPHLGEALSAWDRLGILDDDALAESTAIVATDVTEARHHRPGEEDPTVIELRQGGGFGRVLDVDPALAALVGACDGDLAVGVLIDAIADLLEVDAAALRADLLPRVRELVFTGFLRLA; from the coding sequence GTGAGTGACACCGATCTGCCGGATGCCGCGCTCGTCGCCGCGCTGCGTGACGATCTGACCGCGGCGGGATACACGGCCGACGCCGTCCGAGCGGCGTGGGGGCCGCTTGCCGACGCGGCGACCGGGCGCGGACTGCTCGGGCCAGCACTGCGGGCGCTCGATGCCCGTGACGATGCGCTCGCGACGCTGTCACGGCTGCTGTTCCTGGGGTCGGCGGCGTCCGTCACGGCTGTCGACCGCGCGCTGCCGACGCTGGGCGTCGCCGGGGCCGAAGCCCTCGGGCTCGTGCGGGTCGACGGCGATGCGGTGTCGCCGCTCGTGCTGCTGCGCCCGCAAGACGTCGAGGATGCCGCGGGCGCGGAGCACTGGTGGATCGTGAGCGACCTCGACGAGGCGGCGCTGGGCGGTGCCCTGCCGACGGGGCACGTGCTCGGGGTGGGTGGAGCGTCACTCACCCTCGCCGGGCTGCAGCTGACGACGCCGGCCGAACGCGTGCTGGACGTCGGCACCGGTTGCGGGATCCAGGCCCTTCGGGCGCGCCGTGCCGCGCCGCATGTCGTGGCGACGGATGTCTCGGAGCGGGCGCTCCGTTTCACGGCTCTCAACGCCGCCCTGAACGGACTCGACGGCATCGAGACGCGGCATGGGAGCCTGTTCGCGCCCGTGGCGGGCGAGACGTTCGACCGTGTCGTGTCGAATCCGCCGTTCGTCATCACGCCGCGCGTCGCGGGGGTTCCCGAGTACGAGTACCGCGACGCGGGGTTCGCGGGCGACGAGCTCGTGGCGGCCTTCGTGTCGGGCGTGGGAGACGTCCTGCGCCCGGCGGGCACCGCGCAGCTGCTCGGCAACTGGGAGTACCGCGACGGCGAGGACGGTCTTGATCGGGTGCGCGGCTGGGTCGCGGCATCCGGTGTGCCGCTCGACGCCTGGATCGTCGAGCGCGAGCAGCTCGACCCGCTCGCGTACGCCGAACTCTGGGTGCGCGACGGCGGGACCACACCGGGGAGCCCCGAATACGCAGGGCTCATCGACGCCTGGCTGCAGGACTTCGCGCAGCGACGCGTCACGGCGATCGGGTTCGGGTACCTGCTGCTGCGTCGGACGCCGATCGGGATGCCGCCGCTCGCGCGCTACGAGAGAGTCGGACAGCCGGTCGCGGGCGCTCTCGGCCCGCACCTCGGCGAGGCGCTGTCGGCGTGGGATCGGCTGGGCATCCTCGACGACGACGCGCTCGCGGAGTCGACGGCGATCGTCGCGACCGATGTGACCGAGGCGCGTCATCATCGGCCCGGCGAGGAAGATCCCACCGTGATCGAGCTGCGGCAGGGCGGTGGCTTCGGCCGGGTGCTCGACGTGGATCCGGCGCTGGCGGCGCTCGTGGGGGCGTGCGACGGCGACCTCGCGGTGGGGGTGCTCATCGACGCGATCGCCGATCTGCTCGAGGTGGATGCCGCGGCGCTGCGCGCGGATCTCCTCCCACGGGTGCGCGAGCTGGTCTTCACCGGCTTCCTCCGCCTGGCCTGA
- a CDS encoding CCA tRNA nucleotidyltransferase, with translation MLNMVDGLARLGALAEAPVTALLARAFADAGYELAIVGGPVRDALLGRRTNDLDYTTNARPDDILRIVKPLATATWDIGRAFGTIGAKVRGEQVEITTYRADSYDGVTRKPTVAFGDTLEEDLSRRDFTVNAMALRVPGPSLVDPTGGVEDLVAGRLRTPADPDVSFGDDPLRMLRAARFASQLGMVVADDTTEAMTRLAATLSIVSPERVQGELVKLLSTDAPDRGIRLLVDTGLMELFLPEVPALRLEVDEHHHHKDVYEHSLTVLSQAIGLERERHGDAAPDVTLRLAALLHDIGKPATRKLEKGGAVSFHHHDVKGARMARKRLQALRFDSATIDAVAQLIEQHLRFFGYAEGAWTDSAVRRYVRDAGDQLERLHILTRADVTTRNKRKANRLRTAYDDIESRIALLAEQEELDAMRPELDGNRIQELLGIPPGREVGEAYRYLLDIRLDEGLIGPDAAEQRLREWWSARG, from the coding sequence ATGCTGAACATGGTCGACGGTCTCGCGCGCCTGGGGGCGCTCGCCGAGGCTCCCGTGACCGCGCTCCTGGCTCGTGCCTTCGCCGACGCGGGGTACGAACTGGCCATCGTCGGCGGTCCGGTGCGCGACGCACTGCTCGGTCGGCGCACGAACGACCTCGACTACACGACCAACGCCCGCCCCGACGACATCCTCCGCATCGTCAAGCCGCTCGCGACGGCGACGTGGGACATCGGACGCGCGTTCGGGACCATCGGGGCGAAGGTCCGTGGCGAGCAGGTGGAGATCACCACATACCGGGCAGACAGCTACGACGGCGTCACCCGCAAGCCCACCGTCGCGTTCGGCGACACGCTCGAGGAGGACCTCTCCCGCCGCGACTTCACCGTCAACGCGATGGCGCTCCGGGTGCCGGGCCCCTCTCTCGTCGATCCGACCGGGGGTGTGGAGGACCTCGTCGCGGGGCGGCTGCGGACACCAGCCGATCCCGACGTCAGCTTCGGCGACGATCCGCTGCGCATGCTGCGCGCGGCCCGGTTCGCCAGCCAGCTCGGCATGGTCGTCGCCGACGACACGACCGAGGCCATGACGCGCCTGGCCGCGACGCTGTCGATCGTCAGCCCCGAGCGGGTGCAGGGCGAGCTCGTGAAGCTGCTGTCCACGGACGCGCCGGACCGCGGCATCCGTCTTCTGGTGGACACCGGCCTGATGGAGCTGTTCCTCCCCGAGGTGCCCGCGTTGCGCCTCGAGGTCGACGAGCACCATCACCACAAGGACGTGTACGAGCACTCGCTGACCGTGCTGTCGCAGGCGATCGGTCTCGAGCGCGAACGGCACGGCGACGCGGCTCCCGACGTGACGCTCCGTCTCGCGGCGCTCCTGCATGACATCGGCAAGCCGGCGACGCGCAAGCTCGAGAAGGGCGGCGCGGTCAGCTTTCACCACCACGACGTCAAGGGCGCGCGTATGGCGCGCAAGCGGTTGCAGGCGCTGCGGTTCGACAGCGCGACGATCGACGCTGTGGCGCAGCTGATCGAGCAGCACCTGCGATTCTTCGGGTACGCGGAGGGCGCGTGGACCGATTCGGCCGTGCGCCGATACGTGCGCGACGCCGGCGATCAGCTCGAGCGGCTCCACATCCTGACCCGCGCCGATGTGACCACGCGCAACAAGCGCAAGGCGAACCGGCTGCGGACGGCGTACGACGACATCGAGTCGCGCATCGCCCTGCTCGCCGAGCAGGAGGAGCTCGACGCCATGCGTCCCGAGCTCGACGGCAACCGCATCCAGGAGCTGCTGGGCATCCCGCCTGGGCGCGAGGTCGGCGAGGCGTACCGCTACCTGCTGGACATCCGGCTCGACGAGGGCCTCATCGGCCCGGATGCCGCGGAGCAGCGCCTGCGCGAATGGTGGTCTGCCCGGGGCTGA
- a CDS encoding FMN-dependent NADH-azoreductase, translated as MTLFRLDASILPATSASRALGDLVEAEWLAAHPDSSVVRRDVAADPIPATAWRDSVTSGFTPADQHTDGQREAIALRTLLADELIGADALLFTVPLYNYGVSQHVKAWFDLAYTDPRIDPQGTALRGKPATLVTVLGGNYEPGSPKEGWDHSTGWLRRVFEDVWGLDLTVVHRPFTLVGVNPALDAFADAAAALKTDAEQAAVTAGRTLAASRAA; from the coding sequence ATGACTCTCTTCCGCCTCGATGCCAGCATCCTGCCCGCCACGTCTGCCAGCCGCGCCCTCGGCGACCTCGTCGAGGCCGAATGGCTCGCCGCGCACCCCGACAGCTCCGTCGTGCGACGCGACGTCGCCGCCGATCCGATCCCCGCGACGGCGTGGCGCGACTCGGTGACCTCCGGGTTCACCCCGGCCGACCAGCACACCGACGGGCAGCGCGAGGCGATCGCGCTGCGCACCCTGCTGGCTGACGAGCTGATCGGCGCCGACGCCCTGCTGTTCACCGTCCCGCTCTACAACTACGGGGTCTCGCAGCACGTGAAGGCCTGGTTCGACCTGGCCTACACCGACCCGCGCATCGACCCACAGGGCACCGCCCTCCGCGGAAAGCCCGCCACCTTGGTGACCGTGCTCGGCGGCAACTACGAGCCGGGCAGCCCCAAGGAGGGCTGGGACCACTCGACCGGCTGGCTGCGACGCGTCTTCGAGGACGTCTGGGGCCTCGACCTGACTGTCGTGCACCGCCCGTTCACACTCGTGGGCGTGAATCCGGCACTCGACGCGTTCGCCGATGCCGCCGCTGCCTTGAAGACGGATGCCGAGCAGGCCGCCGTGACCGCGGGGCGCACGCTCGCGGCATCCCGCGCCGCCTGA
- a CDS encoding winged helix-turn-helix transcriptional regulator: MTEEHHARQCDAAVSHAFSVLGKRWNGMILDVLGEGALSFVGLRRAVSGISDAVLSDRLTELSDAGLLDRRVDPGPPVAVAYVLTDAGTRLIPILSQLGEWADGNLTRR, translated from the coding sequence ATGACCGAAGAGCACCACGCACGGCAGTGCGACGCCGCGGTCTCCCACGCCTTCTCGGTGCTCGGGAAGAGATGGAACGGCATGATCCTCGACGTCCTCGGCGAGGGCGCCCTCTCGTTCGTCGGGCTGCGGCGCGCCGTCTCCGGCATCAGCGACGCCGTCCTGTCCGATCGACTCACCGAGCTGAGCGACGCCGGGCTCCTGGACAGGCGCGTCGACCCAGGCCCCCCGGTCGCGGTCGCCTACGTCCTCACCGACGCGGGAACACGACTCATCCCCATCCTCAGCCAGCTGGGTGAGTGGGCCGACGGAAACCTGACGAGGCGCTGA